A window of Arcobacter sp. CECT 8983 contains these coding sequences:
- a CDS encoding PAS domain-containing protein, which translates to MKKIAYLIIPLIISLLQAKNILTNEEISFLKEHKELKVCIDPNWMPLEKNEKGKHVGMTADYLRLLEKSLNIKMTMVPTKTWIESLELGKNKKCDIFSLVMPTKERKLYLNFTKPYLEIPLVLATKESEVFIDDITKVKKTMGIVKGYAYAEILKEKYPSLDLVYVKNIEDGLKKVDQNKLFGFIGTFPTVGYNIQKKYVGNLKIVGKFQQKWDLGIGVRKDYPILVEIFNKAINNIKYEEHQEILNKWLSIKYEKITYKYLFEIILVFFFVLGIIIFVNRKLSNEIKKRKRVESHLKRVIQGAKLGTWTWNIKEDRNIINNRLTEIIGYSKEELSNKNHLSFILEEDRPLVDKALEEHIKGNQPYEVCFRMKAKDGSIKWILSNGSIVKKDKDGNPIIMAGIYQDVTESKKLELELKRQNEFIVQQSRQAAMGEMLENIAHQWRQPLSIITTSASGVKIKSELSDLNQEQLFEFMDQIIKGGMYLSQTIEDFRNFFKKDKKATNIQSTILIEKSLQFLKSKINNREIEVITDIQVEELRVYENEFIQALINIFSNAIDALEKVENKKYIFITIKESKNNYIIEIKDSAKGIEDKILPRIFDPYFTTKHQSQGTGIGLYMTKEIIEKHFLGKIEVKNEDFNYQEIALKGACFKIKIPKMVKDL; encoded by the coding sequence TTGAAAAAAATAGCCTATCTTATAATTCCTCTAATAATATCTTTACTTCAAGCAAAAAATATATTAACTAATGAAGAAATATCATTTTTAAAAGAACATAAAGAACTAAAAGTTTGTATTGATCCAAATTGGATGCCTTTAGAAAAAAATGAAAAAGGTAAACATGTAGGTATGACTGCTGATTATTTAAGACTGTTAGAAAAAAGTCTTAATATAAAAATGACAATGGTTCCAACAAAAACTTGGATTGAATCATTAGAACTAGGGAAAAATAAAAAATGTGATATTTTTTCCCTTGTAATGCCTACAAAAGAAAGAAAATTGTATTTAAATTTCACTAAACCTTATTTAGAAATTCCTTTAGTACTTGCAACAAAAGAGAGTGAAGTTTTTATTGATGACATAACAAAAGTAAAAAAAACAATGGGTATTGTTAAAGGCTATGCATATGCAGAAATTTTAAAAGAGAAATATCCAAGCTTAGATTTAGTTTATGTTAAAAATATTGAAGATGGCTTAAAAAAAGTTGACCAAAACAAGCTTTTTGGTTTTATAGGTACTTTCCCAACAGTGGGATATAATATACAAAAAAAATATGTAGGAAACTTAAAAATAGTAGGGAAATTCCAGCAAAAATGGGACCTAGGCATTGGTGTAAGAAAAGATTATCCCATTTTAGTTGAAATATTCAACAAAGCTATTAACAATATTAAATATGAAGAACACCAAGAAATTTTAAATAAATGGCTGTCAATTAAATATGAAAAAATAACCTATAAATATCTATTTGAAATAATTTTAGTTTTCTTTTTTGTTTTAGGAATAATTATCTTTGTAAATAGAAAATTATCAAATGAAATCAAAAAAAGAAAAAGAGTAGAAAGTCACTTGAAACGTGTTATTCAAGGAGCTAAGCTTGGTACTTGGACTTGGAATATAAAAGAAGATAGAAATATTATAAATAATAGATTAACTGAGATTATTGGATATTCAAAAGAGGAGTTAAGCAATAAAAATCACCTTTCTTTTATTCTAGAAGAAGACAGACCTTTAGTAGATAAAGCTCTTGAAGAGCACATAAAGGGAAATCAACCTTATGAAGTGTGCTTTAGAATGAAAGCAAAAGATGGTTCTATAAAATGGATTTTATCCAATGGAAGTATTGTAAAAAAAGATAAAGATGGTAATCCAATAATTATGGCAGGTATTTATCAAGATGTCACAGAAAGTAAAAAACTTGAACTTGAATTAAAAAGACAAAATGAATTTATTGTTCAACAATCAAGACAAGCAGCAATGGGTGAAATGTTAGAAAATATTGCCCACCAATGGAGGCAACCTCTTTCTATAATTACTACTTCTGCAAGTGGAGTTAAAATAAAAAGTGAACTTTCAGATTTAAATCAAGAACAACTATTTGAATTTATGGATCAAATAATTAAAGGTGGAATGTATTTATCTCAAACAATAGAGGATTTTAGAAACTTCTTTAAAAAAGACAAAAAAGCTACAAATATTCAATCAACTATTCTAATAGAGAAGTCTCTTCAATTTTTAAAATCAAAAATTAACAATAGAGAAATTGAAGTAATAACAGATATTCAAGTAGAAGAGTTAAGAGTATATGAAAATGAATTTATACAAGCATTAATTAATATCTTTAGTAATGCAATAGATGCCTTGGAAAAAGTAGAAAACAAAAAATATATTTTTATAACTATTAAAGAGAGTAAAAATAATTATATTATTGAAATAAAAGATAGTGCAAAAGGTATTGAAGATAAAATATTACCAAGAATTTTTGATCCATACTTTACAACTAAACACCAAAGCCAAGGTACTGGAATTGGACTTTATATGACTAAAGAAATTATCGAAAAGCATTTTTTAGGTAAAATAGAAGTTAAAAATGAAGATTTTAATTATCAAGAAATAGCATTAAAAGGAGCTTGTTTTAAAATCAAAATTCCAAAAATGGTTAAAGATTTATGA
- a CDS encoding hybrid sensor histidine kinase/response regulator, translating into MTKPLILIVDDNQANIKILVEFLSKDYEVIVSMTGTEALEIIDKEEIDLVLLDIFMPDMNGFEVCEKVYEKHEMYDIPIIFVTASSNDDDVERGFNLGAVDYVTKPFRKVEILSRVRTHILLKDYKNNLEEKVKEEIEKNRLKEKIMFHQSKLVSIGEMTNSIAHQWRQPLNSINSAVMGIDTCMMRNNIKNIEINEKLEEIEVQTHYMSRTIEDFSNFLNPNKQKGENDLKEIVRKTLTIIHTKFSKNSIHCEIIEKNKSIVSCTEGEIIQVLIVILNNAVDALKENKIANPKVTIEIDTNKISIIDNAGGIKKDNLNNIFLPYFTTKKTDEGLGIGLHLAKSIIEESNNGKLSVENVDCGAKFEISFNR; encoded by the coding sequence ATGACTAAACCTTTAATTCTTATCGTAGATGATAACCAAGCAAACATAAAAATACTTGTTGAATTCCTTTCAAAGGACTATGAAGTCATTGTATCAATGACAGGAACAGAAGCACTAGAAATAATAGATAAAGAAGAAATAGATCTTGTATTATTAGATATTTTCATGCCTGATATGAACGGTTTTGAAGTATGTGAAAAAGTTTATGAAAAGCATGAGATGTATGATATTCCTATCATTTTTGTAACTGCAAGTAGCAATGATGATGATGTTGAAAGAGGTTTTAATCTAGGAGCCGTAGATTATGTTACAAAACCTTTTAGAAAAGTAGAGATTTTATCTAGAGTAAGAACTCATATTCTTTTAAAAGATTATAAAAATAATTTAGAAGAAAAAGTAAAAGAAGAGATTGAAAAAAATAGATTAAAAGAAAAAATTATGTTTCACCAATCAAAACTTGTAAGTATTGGAGAAATGACAAATAGTATTGCCCACCAATGGAGACAACCTCTAAACTCTATTAATTCTGCAGTTATGGGAATTGATACTTGTATGATGAGAAATAATATAAAAAATATAGAGATAAATGAAAAACTTGAAGAGATAGAAGTTCAAACTCATTATATGTCTAGAACAATTGAAGATTTTAGTAACTTTTTAAATCCTAACAAACAAAAAGGAGAAAATGATTTAAAAGAGATTGTTAGGAAAACTCTTACAATTATTCATACAAAGTTTTCTAAAAATAGTATTCATTGTGAAATAATAGAAAAAAATAAATCAATAGTCTCTTGTACAGAAGGAGAGATCATTCAAGTATTGATTGTTATATTAAATAATGCAGTAGATGCATTAAAAGAAAATAAAATAGCAAATCCAAAAGTAACTATAGAAATTGATACAAATAAAATAAGTATTATAGATAATGCAGGTGGAATAAAAAAGGATAATCTCAACAATATATTCTTACCGTATTTTACTACTAAAAAAACAGATGAAGGTCTTGGAATTGGACTTCATTTAGCAAAGTCTATTATAGAAGAATCTAATAATGGTAAACTTTCAGTAGAAAATGTTGATTGTGGTGCTAAGTTTGAGATAAGTTTTAATAGATAG
- a CDS encoding DMT family transporter produces MNSSITNNQKGMIFMLIAVFVIPFSDAIGKWLSSTYSPMQITFFRFLLQAILIYFLAKILRKKIAAFKMIYLYLAFFISSCMFLIFWGLVYLPLANNIALFFIEPLILTFLSIIFLKEKITKSLIIVLIIGLIGTMIIIRPNWSAYGTAAILPILAALFYALYLMTIRVSKDIKDSFTMHFWIGIVASIFISIVLLSTQGSDFAIIAFNKIDHSLWWLVFLLAVVTIASQLLVSNALYYANASLLASFQYLEIISATLLGWIIFNDIPDNLTILGAIIVILSGVYLIKVERKKKD; encoded by the coding sequence TTGAATAGTTCAATAACGAATAATCAAAAAGGAATGATTTTTATGCTTATTGCAGTATTTGTTATTCCTTTTTCAGATGCAATTGGGAAATGGCTTTCTAGTACATATTCTCCTATGCAAATTACTTTTTTCAGATTTTTATTACAAGCTATTTTAATATATTTTTTAGCAAAAATTTTAAGAAAAAAAATTGCAGCATTTAAAATGATTTATCTTTATTTAGCTTTTTTTATTTCTTCTTGTATGTTTCTGATTTTCTGGGGTTTAGTATATTTACCTTTGGCAAATAATATTGCCTTATTTTTTATAGAACCTTTGATTTTGACTTTTTTATCTATTATATTTTTAAAAGAAAAAATTACTAAAAGCTTAATTATTGTTTTAATTATTGGGCTTATTGGAACAATGATTATTATAAGACCTAACTGGTCAGCATATGGAACAGCAGCTATTTTACCAATTTTAGCTGCTTTATTTTATGCTCTTTATCTTATGACAATTAGAGTTTCAAAAGATATTAAAGATAGTTTTACCATGCATTTTTGGATAGGTATTGTAGCTTCTATTTTTATTTCTATAGTTCTTTTATCTACTCAAGGTTCTGATTTTGCGATTATTGCTTTTAATAAAATAGACCATTCTTTATGGTGGTTAGTTTTTTTATTAGCAGTAGTCACAATAGCTAGCCAACTTCTTGTATCAAATGCTTTATATTATGCTAATGCAAGTTTATTAGCTTCTTTTCAATATTTAGAAATTATTAGTGCAACATTATTAGGATGGATTATTTTTAATGATATACCTGATAATTTAACAATACTTGGGGCAATAATTGTAATTCTTTCTGGGGTATATTTAATTAAAGTAGAAAGAAAGAAAAAAGATTAA
- the ilvD gene encoding dihydroxy-acid dehydratase: protein MRSNEIKKGYDRTPHRSLLRATGLKDEDFDKPFIGVANSFIELIPGHFFLDKVSQIIKEEIKANGCVPFEFNTIGVDDGIAMGHDGMLFSLPSRELIANSIETVMNAHKLDAMIAIPNCDKIVPGMIMGALRVDVPTVFVSGGPMQKGHTKDGAPIDLATAFEAVGKYEKGDMNEEELKDIECNACPSGGSCSGMFTANSMNTLMEAMGIALPGNGTILALTPEREELYRKAARRICEIAKDEKASEEFKLRNILNENAVRNAFAVDMAMGGSSNTVLHMLAIAKEAGVNFNLEDINSISKKVSHIAKISPSLSTVHMEDINKAGGVNAVMKEMSKRGDDILIDNPTIGGISTLEKIKDAQIKDTNIIHTIDNPYSEVGGLAILYGNLAEQGAVIKTAGITGDRVFTGKAVCFDGQPEAIKGIVEGKVQAGNVVVIRYEGPKGGPGMQEMLAPTSLIMGMGLGDKVALITDGRFSGATRGASIGHVSPEAAEGGMIGLLKDGDEIHIDVDQYILSVNLSDEEIAKRKAEFTPLKKPLNSKWLGQYRALVTNASSGAVLKTDL from the coding sequence TTGAGAAGTAATGAGATTAAAAAAGGCTATGACAGAACGCCTCATAGGTCACTATTAAGAGCTACGGGACTAAAAGATGAAGATTTTGATAAACCCTTTATTGGTGTAGCAAACTCTTTTATTGAACTAATTCCAGGACATTTCTTTTTAGATAAAGTTTCACAAATCATAAAAGAAGAAATTAAAGCAAATGGATGTGTTCCTTTTGAGTTTAATACTATTGGTGTTGATGATGGTATTGCAATGGGACATGATGGAATGTTATTCTCTCTTCCTTCAAGAGAGTTAATTGCGAACTCTATTGAAACAGTAATGAATGCACACAAACTTGATGCAATGATTGCTATTCCAAACTGTGATAAAATCGTTCCAGGTATGATTATGGGTGCATTAAGAGTTGATGTTCCAACTGTATTTGTATCAGGTGGACCAATGCAAAAAGGTCATACTAAAGATGGTGCCCCAATTGATTTAGCTACAGCTTTTGAAGCAGTTGGTAAATATGAAAAAGGTGACATGAACGAAGAAGAACTAAAAGATATCGAGTGTAATGCCTGTCCAAGTGGTGGTTCATGTTCTGGGATGTTTACAGCTAACTCTATGAATACTTTAATGGAAGCTATGGGAATTGCCCTTCCTGGAAATGGAACAATCTTAGCCCTTACACCTGAAAGAGAAGAGTTATATAGAAAAGCAGCTAGAAGAATTTGTGAAATTGCAAAAGATGAAAAGGCAAGTGAAGAGTTTAAACTAAGAAATATTTTAAACGAAAATGCAGTAAGAAATGCATTTGCAGTTGATATGGCAATGGGTGGTTCTTCAAATACAGTTTTACATATGTTAGCAATTGCAAAAGAAGCTGGAGTTAACTTTAACTTAGAAGATATTAACTCTATTTCTAAAAAAGTTTCTCATATTGCTAAGATTTCTCCATCTTTATCAACTGTTCATATGGAAGATATCAATAAAGCTGGTGGAGTAAATGCCGTTATGAAAGAGATGTCAAAAAGAGGTGATGATATTTTAATTGATAATCCAACTATTGGTGGGATTTCAACTTTAGAAAAAATCAAAGATGCCCAAATTAAAGATACAAATATTATTCACACTATTGATAATCCATATAGTGAAGTTGGTGGATTAGCGATTCTTTATGGTAATTTAGCAGAACAAGGTGCTGTTATAAAAACTGCTGGTATCACAGGAGATAGAGTTTTCACAGGTAAAGCTGTATGTTTTGATGGACAACCAGAAGCAATCAAAGGTATTGTAGAAGGTAAAGTTCAAGCTGGTAATGTAGTTGTTATTAGATATGAAGGTCCTAAAGGTGGTCCAGGTATGCAAGAAATGCTAGCACCTACTTCACTTATCATGGGAATGGGACTTGGAGATAAAGTTGCTTTAATCACTGATGGTAGATTCTCAGGAGCTACTAGAGGAGCAAGTATCGGTCACGTAAGTCCAGAAGCAGCAGAAGGTGGAATGATTGGATTATTAAAAGATGGTGATGAAATTCACATTGATGTTGACCAATATATTTTATCTGTAAATTTAAGTGACGAAGAAATTGCAAAAAGAAAAGCAGAATTTACTCCACTTAAAAAACCTCTTAACTCAAAATGGTTAGGACAATATAGAGCACTTGTAACTAATGCAAGCTCTGGGGCAGTACTTAAAACTGACCTTTAA
- a CDS encoding Do family serine endopeptidase, with the protein MLKKLFFAVIFIATCSFAESIDFQMADKNPQRVAPSNPNQILSFNDSIKEPMKSVVNIAAKRRVSSNAGNIPFQMFNDPFLRRFFGDQFNEQFGQNRIQRSLGSGVIISKDGYIVTNNHVIENAEEIIITIADNPREYNARVIGKDSDSDLAVIKIEGKDFDAIKFGYSENLHVGDLIFAIGNPFGIGTTVTQGIISALNKDHVGINRYENFIQTDASINPGNSGGALVDSRGALIGINSAIISKSGGNNGIGFAIPVSMVKDVVKKLIEDGKVTRGYLGVVIGELDQRVSKLYKRSDGALILDVASDTPASKAGLKRGDLIYSINNLPIKDRKDLQNVIASFKPNQTIVVKLERDKKDVKINVTLGNRAGLVTSDSNNGKFLGGLLLSELNANVIKRFRLSSNTKGVLVVNVEPNSDAEKVGFEPGDVIIQIEDIEVKSFPDMQQAIRKYNKKLKRIYVNRYGQTIVLAIK; encoded by the coding sequence ATGTTAAAAAAACTATTTTTCGCCGTAATATTTATAGCTACATGTTCATTTGCTGAGTCAATAGACTTCCAAATGGCTGACAAAAATCCACAAAGAGTAGCTCCAAGTAACCCAAATCAAATTTTGTCATTTAATGATAGTATCAAAGAACCAATGAAATCAGTTGTAAATATTGCAGCTAAAAGAAGAGTATCTTCAAATGCTGGCAATATTCCATTTCAGATGTTTAATGATCCATTCCTAAGAAGATTTTTTGGAGATCAATTCAATGAACAATTTGGACAAAATAGAATTCAAAGATCACTTGGTTCTGGTGTTATTATCTCAAAAGATGGATATATCGTAACAAACAATCACGTTATTGAAAATGCAGAAGAAATTATTATTACTATTGCAGACAATCCAAGAGAGTATAATGCAAGAGTTATAGGAAAAGATTCAGATAGTGACTTAGCTGTTATCAAAATTGAAGGAAAAGATTTTGATGCTATTAAATTTGGCTACTCTGAAAACCTTCACGTTGGGGATTTAATTTTTGCTATTGGTAATCCATTTGGTATTGGTACAACAGTAACACAAGGTATCATCTCAGCACTTAATAAAGACCATGTAGGTATCAATAGATATGAAAACTTTATCCAAACAGATGCGTCAATCAACCCAGGAAATTCTGGTGGGGCTTTAGTTGATAGTAGAGGTGCATTGATTGGTATAAACAGTGCAATTATCTCTAAGTCTGGTGGAAACAACGGTATTGGATTTGCAATTCCTGTTTCTATGGTAAAAGATGTTGTTAAAAAACTTATTGAAGATGGAAAAGTTACAAGAGGATACTTAGGTGTTGTTATTGGAGAACTAGACCAAAGAGTTTCAAAACTATATAAAAGATCAGACGGTGCACTTATTTTAGATGTTGCAAGTGATACACCAGCTTCAAAAGCAGGATTAAAAAGAGGTGATTTAATCTACTCAATCAACAATCTTCCAATCAAAGATAGAAAAGATTTACAAAATGTTATTGCATCATTTAAACCAAATCAAACAATAGTTGTAAAACTTGAAAGAGATAAAAAAGATGTAAAAATAAACGTAACTTTAGGAAATAGAGCGGGACTTGTAACTTCTGATTCAAATAATGGTAAGTTCTTAGGTGGACTTTTATTATCGGAACTTAATGCAAATGTTATAAAAAGATTTAGACTAAGCTCAAATACAAAAGGTGTTTTAGTAGTAAATGTTGAACCAAATTCAGATGCTGAGAAAGTTGGATTTGAACCAGGAGATGTTATTATACAAATAGAAGATATTGAAGTAAAAAGCTTCCCTGATATGCAACAAGCAATAAGAAAGTATAATAAAAAGCTAAAAAGAATTTATGTAAATAGATATGGTCAGACAATTGTTCTAGCTATAAAATAA
- a CDS encoding response regulator transcription factor — MIQVLMIEDDLELAQIITEYLASQDIEVTNTDSPYNGLSMLNLKKYELVILDLTLPEIDGLEVIPKIREKSDIPIIISSARDDILDKVMGLERGADDYLPKPYNPRELQARIKAILKRIGGTEKKKEEEKKSDFILKEDDMQIIFKDESLNLTLAEYDILRLLIQRNGAVIAREDFIYTSDHIEDDSSLKNIDVMISRIRTKIAKIDDSKTYIKSVRGIGYQLV; from the coding sequence ATAATACAAGTACTAATGATAGAAGATGATTTAGAACTAGCTCAAATCATCACAGAGTATTTAGCCTCACAAGACATTGAAGTAACAAATACAGATAGCCCATATAATGGGCTATCTATGTTAAATCTAAAAAAATATGAATTAGTTATATTAGACCTTACTTTGCCGGAAATAGACGGATTGGAAGTTATTCCTAAAATTAGAGAAAAATCTGATATTCCTATTATTATTTCAAGTGCAAGGGATGATATCCTTGATAAAGTAATGGGACTAGAAAGAGGAGCAGATGATTATCTTCCTAAACCATATAATCCAAGGGAACTTCAAGCTAGAATCAAAGCTATTTTAAAAAGAATTGGTGGAACTGAAAAGAAAAAAGAAGAAGAGAAAAAAAGTGACTTCATACTAAAAGAAGATGATATGCAAATCATTTTTAAAGATGAATCACTTAATCTTACTCTTGCAGAATATGATATTTTAAGACTTCTTATTCAAAGAAATGGTGCAGTTATTGCAAGAGAAGATTTTATCTATACTAGTGACCATATTGAAGATGACAGCAGTTTAAAAAATATTGATGTTATGATTTCAAGAATAAGAACAAAAATAGCTAAAATAGATGACTCTAAAACATATATAAAATCAGTACGTGGAATTGGTTATCAACTAGTATGA
- a CDS encoding ArsS family sensor histidine kinase, giving the protein MIRNISISAFINTIFILALIAVSITFAIFIKLDKQRYNITMQKKYELVAENILKSLESKPNNAGVKFIIEQFKMVQVDKKELKLKIINNGKPLILRDTLDGVYRIISLDDILYIYVQRDGYNLMIKDTQSYTYNLMIISLAIAISLGVLFLLYYILKRKLKPLRRLNKEIKKFSEGNFNVKIKSNSSDEIGTIAKTFDEALTHINNQRKSKDLFMRNMMHELKTPITKAMFIAETLEDERKRDMLQKAFHRMDDIIKELAMVEKLTSSNTFVYKELTSFFKIYTKTLDIALLSPDKISSKIKDFNLNADTGMLSVALKNLIDNAIKFSPNSHAILNANKHRVDIISEGEPLKESLEYYTEPFSQEEKRSDGFGLGLYIVKTIANLHEFKLVYNHNKGKNIFSILID; this is encoded by the coding sequence ATGATTCGAAATATTTCTATCTCTGCTTTTATCAATACTATTTTTATTTTGGCTTTAATTGCTGTTTCTATTACCTTTGCGATTTTTATAAAGCTTGATAAGCAAAGATACAATATCACTATGCAAAAAAAATATGAACTTGTAGCAGAAAATATACTTAAATCACTTGAAAGTAAGCCTAACAATGCTGGTGTGAAGTTTATTATTGAACAGTTTAAAATGGTTCAAGTTGATAAAAAAGAACTAAAACTAAAAATCATAAACAATGGAAAACCCTTGATTTTAAGAGATACTCTTGATGGAGTGTATAGAATTATTAGCTTAGATGACATTTTATATATTTATGTTCAAAGAGATGGTTATAACTTGATGATAAAAGATACTCAAAGTTATACCTATAATCTCATGATTATTTCCCTTGCTATTGCTATTTCTCTTGGTGTACTTTTTTTACTATATTATATTTTAAAAAGAAAACTAAAGCCTCTTAGAAGACTAAATAAAGAGATTAAGAAATTCTCAGAAGGCAATTTTAATGTAAAAATCAAATCAAATAGTAGTGATGAAATAGGAACTATTGCAAAAACTTTTGATGAAGCATTAACTCATATAAACAATCAAAGAAAATCAAAAGATTTATTTATGCGTAATATGATGCATGAACTAAAAACACCAATTACAAAAGCCATGTTTATAGCAGAGACTTTAGAAGATGAGAGAAAAAGAGATATGCTTCAAAAAGCCTTTCATCGTATGGACGATATCATCAAAGAACTTGCAATGGTTGAGAAACTAACTTCAAGTAACACTTTTGTGTATAAAGAACTAACTTCATTTTTCAAAATCTATACAAAGACTTTAGACATAGCTCTTTTAAGTCCTGATAAAATAAGTTCTAAAATAAAAGACTTTAATCTAAATGCAGATACAGGAATGCTTTCTGTAGCTCTTAAAAACCTCATTGACAATGCAATAAAGTTTTCACCAAATTCACATGCAATATTAAATGCGAACAAACATAGAGTAGATATTATTTCAGAAGGTGAACCTTTAAAAGAGAGTCTTGAATACTACACAGAACCTTTTTCTCAAGAAGAGAAAAGAAGTGATGGTTTTGGTTTAGGTTTATATATTGTAAAAACTATTGCAAATTTACATGAATTTAAATTAGTTTACAATCACAATAAAGGCAAAAACATCTTTTCTATTTTGATAGATTAA